In a single window of the Callithrix jacchus isolate 240 chromosome 1, calJac240_pri, whole genome shotgun sequence genome:
- the ZFAND5 gene encoding AN1-type zinc finger protein 5 yields MAQETNQTPGPMLCSTGCGFYGNPRTNGMCSVCYKEHLQRQQNSGRMSPMGTASGSNSPTSDSASVQRADTSLNNCEGAAGSTSEKSRNVPVAALPVTQQMTEMSISREDKITTPKTEVSEPVVTQPSPSVSQPSTSQSEEKAPELPKPKKNRCFMCRKKVGLTGFDCRCGNLFCGLHRYSDKHNCPYDYKAEAAAKIRKENPVVVAEKIQRI; encoded by the exons ATGGCTCAGGAGACTAACCAGACCCCGGGGCCCATGCTGTGTAGCACAGGATGTGGCTTTTATGGAAATCCTAGGACAAATGGAATGTGTTCAGTTTGCTACAAAGAACATCTTCAGAGACAGCAGAATAGTGGCAGAATGAGCCCAATGG ggacaGCTAGTGGTTCCAACAGTCCTACCTCAGATTCTGCATCTGTACAAAGAGCAGACACTAGCTTAAACAACTGTGAAGGTGCTGCTGGCAGCACATCTGAAAAATCAAG AAATGTGCCTGTGGCTGCCTTGCCTGTAACTCAGCAAATGACAGAAATGAGCATTTCAAGAGAGGACAAAATAACTACCCCGAAAACAGAGGTGTCAGAGCCAG TTGTCACTCAGCCCAGTCCATCAGTTTCTCAGCCCAGTACTTCTCAGAGTGAAGAAAAAGCTCCTGAATTGCCCAAACCAAAGAAAAACAGATGTTTCATGTGCAGAAAGAAAGTTGGTCTTACAG GGTTTGACTGCCGATGTGGAAATTTGTTTTGTGGACTTCACCGTTACTCTGACAAGCACAACTGTCCATATGATTACAAAGCAGAAGCTGCAGcaaaaatcagaaaagagaatCCAGTTGTTGTGGCTGAAAAAATTCAGAGAATATAA